The following are encoded in a window of Lacinutrix sp. WUR7 genomic DNA:
- a CDS encoding TonB-dependent receptor: MVLFLLLGTSHFMSAQQVTGSVSDDSGPIPGASVIVKGTTNGTTTDFDGNYTIDANTGDVLIYSYVGYEEQEATVSGSVMNIVLQSGVSLDEVILVGNRAKPRSILDSPVPIDNIGVEELKNTGQPTVDKMLTYMVPSFNSTTQSISDGTAHFDPADLRGLGPSRTLVLVNGKRKNQSALVYINDTPGKGEVGVDLKSVPAAAIERIEVLRDGASAQYGSDAIAGVINMVLKKGVEFTTVSTKAGVTTEGDGFNFGADLNTSIGLGKEGSYLNFTLGYYQQEKTNRAGTPGKDDLFGVQADDATFGDWLAENSDLGMTIGQPEMKIMDVFVNAGVPIGNKGAEFYTFGGLTYRTGKSFALYRTPYWVTDPHNLLHEAGTEYQGFQPTFETDVRDNNMTAGFKWDLLGFKVDLSGTYGRNAVNYEVGNTLNIDLGANSPTSFDVGAYTFSNTLANLDLSKEIGKFVVSFGGEVRGERFTAKAGEWASYYNPSGSGGAQSFPGLQPSNAVSATRDNYGVYGALDWEPTEKLLIGGAVRYEDFSDFGDNTSWKVNGRYSLGEKGAIRASYGTGFRAPSLHQIYLSNVQTLVSGGSISNQGTFNNVDPIIRDGLGVPQLTAETSKNISAGITFKPVNNLSLSLDFYNVKVDNRVLFTNEIGFDDIASDTNPVEQILIDNSITSLKFFVNAVNTNTTGVDLVANYRNIELGSGKLGATLAANFNNTDIDGKIDTPALLEANGYDIFNRKEQARILSSRPKTKVLLGFDYELNKWNFALNNTYFGEVTWQHATDASKDQTFAGKVITDLIFGYAFSDRLSASLSVTNLLDVYPDEIETGGDVVTDLGGRFKYPWEVNQFGTNGTTISGGLNFKF; the protein is encoded by the coding sequence ATGGTGCTGTTTCTATTATTAGGGACTTCACATTTTATGAGTGCACAACAAGTAACAGGGAGCGTTTCTGACGATTCTGGACCAATACCAGGAGCCTCTGTTATTGTAAAGGGAACCACCAATGGTACAACTACAGATTTTGATGGAAATTATACCATTGATGCCAATACTGGTGATGTTTTGATATATTCATATGTTGGATATGAAGAACAAGAGGCTACAGTTAGTGGTAGCGTAATGAATATAGTACTACAATCTGGAGTTTCGTTAGATGAAGTTATCCTGGTAGGTAACAGAGCAAAACCAAGATCTATTCTAGATTCACCAGTTCCAATAGATAATATTGGTGTTGAAGAATTAAAGAATACGGGGCAGCCAACAGTAGATAAGATGTTAACGTATATGGTGCCATCTTTTAACTCTACAACGCAATCTATCTCTGATGGAACGGCTCATTTTGATCCAGCAGATTTACGTGGATTAGGTCCAAGTAGAACCTTGGTGTTAGTGAATGGGAAACGTAAAAATCAAAGTGCTTTAGTGTATATTAACGATACACCTGGTAAAGGAGAAGTTGGTGTAGATTTAAAAAGTGTACCAGCTGCAGCAATAGAACGTATAGAGGTTTTAAGAGATGGAGCTTCTGCACAATATGGTTCTGATGCCATTGCGGGAGTAATAAACATGGTATTAAAAAAAGGAGTAGAGTTTACCACCGTTAGTACAAAAGCAGGAGTAACTACTGAAGGAGATGGCTTTAATTTTGGAGCAGATTTAAATACTTCTATTGGCTTAGGTAAAGAGGGAAGTTATTTAAATTTCACTCTTGGTTATTACCAACAAGAAAAAACTAATCGTGCAGGAACTCCTGGGAAAGACGATTTATTTGGAGTGCAAGCTGATGACGCAACTTTTGGAGATTGGTTAGCAGAAAATTCAGATTTAGGAATGACCATTGGACAACCAGAAATGAAAATAATGGATGTTTTTGTAAATGCAGGAGTGCCTATTGGTAATAAAGGAGCCGAATTTTATACGTTTGGTGGATTGACATACAGAACAGGTAAGAGTTTTGCATTATACCGTACACCTTACTGGGTTACAGATCCTCATAATTTATTACATGAAGCGGGAACAGAATATCAAGGTTTTCAGCCAACATTTGAAACAGATGTTAGAGATAATAATATGACAGCAGGTTTTAAATGGGATTTACTAGGATTTAAAGTCGATTTAAGTGGTACTTATGGAAGAAATGCAGTGAATTATGAGGTAGGTAATACCTTAAATATAGACTTAGGAGCAAATAGCCCAACCTCTTTTGATGTTGGTGCATATACTTTTAGTAATACACTTGCTAATCTTGACTTAAGCAAAGAAATTGGAAAGTTTGTAGTTTCTTTTGGAGGGGAAGTACGTGGAGAACGTTTTACTGCTAAAGCAGGAGAGTGGGCTTCTTATTATAACCCATCAGGATCTGGAGGAGCACAATCTTTTCCAGGATTACAGCCTAGTAATGCTGTAAGTGCAACTAGAGATAATTACGGTGTTTATGGAGCTTTGGACTGGGAGCCAACAGAAAAATTATTAATAGGTGGTGCTGTTCGTTATGAAGATTTTAGTGATTTTGGAGACAATACCTCTTGGAAAGTAAATGGTCGTTATTCATTAGGAGAAAAAGGAGCTATAAGAGCATCGTATGGAACAGGATTTAGAGCGCCTTCATTACATCAAATTTATTTAAGTAATGTACAAACGCTAGTTTCTGGAGGTTCTATCTCTAATCAAGGGACTTTTAATAATGTAGATCCTATAATTAGAGATGGTTTAGGTGTACCGCAATTAACAGCAGAAACTTCTAAAAATATTTCTGCTGGAATCACATTCAAACCGGTAAATAATTTATCACTATCTCTAGATTTTTACAATGTAAAAGTAGATAATAGAGTATTATTTACAAATGAAATTGGTTTTGATGACATTGCAAGTGATACCAATCCTGTAGAACAGATATTGATAGACAACTCTATTACAAGTTTAAAATTCTTTGTTAATGCAGTAAATACTAATACTACAGGAGTAGATTTAGTTGCTAATTATAGAAATATAGAATTAGGAAGTGGAAAATTGGGAGCAACATTAGCAGCGAATTTTAATAATACAGATATTGATGGTAAGATTGATACGCCAGCTTTACTTGAGGCTAATGGATATGATATATTTAATAGAAAAGAACAAGCTAGAATTCTTTCTTCTAGACCTAAAACAAAAGTATTATTAGGTTTTGACTATGAACTAAACAAATGGAACTTTGCCTTAAATAATACTTATTTTGGAGAAGTAACTTGGCAACATGCTACAGATGCAAGTAAAGACCAGACGTTTGCAGGAAAAGTTATTACAGATTTGATTTTTGGTTATGCATTTAGTGATCGTCTTTCGGCATCCTTATCTGTTACCAACTTATTAGATGTGTATCCAGATGAAATAGAAACAGGAGGTGACGTAGTTACAGATCTTGGAGGTAGATTTAAATATCCTTGGGAAGTAAATCAATTTGGTACTAACGGAACAACTATTAGTGGAGGATTGAATTTTAAATTTTAA
- a CDS encoding TonB-dependent receptor domain-containing protein, with translation MIKNYLVAMMLFFGASQIIAQQQITGNVSDDSGPIPGASVIVKGTTTGTTTDFDGNYTIEANNGDTLMFSYVGYDEKEVIVTGKVMNVTLVSGVALDEVVLVGSRRAGRTVLDSPVPIDVIDVKEIASLGAQTTVNEILNYVAPSFTSNAQTVSDGTDHVDPASLRGLGPDQVLVLINGKRRHKSSLVNVNGTVGTGTVGTDMNSIPSAAISKIEVLRDGAAAQYGSDAIAGVINIVLKKATNELTLNVNSGANISQHSEQYDEGGIDGEKFQIDANYGVDLGKNGGYINFTGSLENRGATNRSDAMGQPIYTMFDIAARNLGYDTAYNMNPGALASYVAGLDPTLQAVYDAGVANGDSYLDIIASDGATFGGDTSNPAPISEYELAQRGLSRDDFRMKVGQSKLRGGKFMMNMELPLDDNGSSFYSFGGISFRDGLGAGFYRRPAYTDGRGNQEALPNGFLPHIASKIIDKSFAAGIKGKIGDWDVDFSNTYGTNSFDFTIENTVNATLGTSSPREFEAGGFSFAQNTTNLDISKFYEDTFAGFNVAFGAEYRVENYQEIAGEEASWASYDVNGQIVTGATPNGDLVTSYFGSVVPGGAQVFPGYRPENEVNQNRNSYAGYLDLEADITEAFLVSTAFRYENYNDFGDTFNWKLASKYKFSDNLALRAAVSTGFRAPDLHQIYFNATATQFVGGIPIEQGTFANNSRLAQILGIEQLKEETSRNFSLGFTAKLPDLGLKFTVDGYIVNVEDRVGLTKSFGPIDAESQEIFDAAAATAAKFFTNGFDVDTYGVDVVVAHSMSLGEAKLTNNLSATFRKVEVKNVKEILGEEILDETLKGYIEDAMPRAKINLTNTYKREKWSAMLRNVYFGAVNDPDFRGTATPVEYGAKIVTDLTASYDLFDNLRITAGANNLFDIYPDEVPFEGSQYGDQFIFSRRTSQFGFNGRYVFGRLTFTLK, from the coding sequence ATGATTAAAAACTACCTAGTGGCAATGATGCTTTTCTTTGGAGCTTCTCAAATCATTGCACAACAGCAAATTACCGGAAATGTTTCGGATGATTCTGGTCCAATACCAGGAGCTTCTGTGATTGTTAAAGGAACTACAACAGGAACCACAACAGATTTTGATGGTAATTACACCATTGAAGCTAACAATGGGGATACATTAATGTTTTCTTATGTTGGTTATGATGAAAAAGAAGTAATTGTAACTGGAAAGGTAATGAATGTGACTTTAGTCTCAGGAGTTGCTTTAGATGAAGTTGTGTTAGTTGGATCCAGAAGAGCAGGAAGGACTGTTTTAGATTCTCCTGTACCTATAGATGTTATAGATGTTAAAGAAATAGCGTCGTTAGGAGCACAAACAACAGTAAATGAAATTTTAAATTATGTTGCGCCTTCATTTACATCTAATGCACAAACGGTTTCTGATGGAACAGATCACGTTGATCCAGCTTCATTAAGAGGGTTAGGTCCTGATCAAGTATTAGTTTTAATTAATGGGAAAAGGCGTCATAAATCTTCTTTAGTTAATGTGAATGGTACCGTTGGTACTGGAACAGTAGGTACCGATATGAATTCTATACCTTCTGCTGCTATTTCTAAAATAGAAGTATTACGAGATGGTGCTGCTGCACAATATGGATCGGATGCTATTGCAGGTGTAATTAATATTGTATTAAAAAAAGCGACTAATGAGTTGACTTTAAATGTGAATAGTGGTGCAAATATTAGTCAACATTCTGAGCAATATGACGAAGGTGGTATTGATGGTGAGAAATTTCAAATTGATGCGAACTATGGTGTAGATTTAGGTAAAAACGGTGGTTATATTAATTTTACTGGTTCTTTAGAAAATAGAGGAGCAACCAATAGAAGTGATGCTATGGGACAACCAATATACACGATGTTTGATATTGCAGCTAGAAACTTAGGTTACGATACCGCATATAATATGAATCCTGGTGCCTTAGCAAGTTATGTTGCTGGCTTAGATCCAACTTTACAAGCAGTTTATGATGCAGGTGTTGCTAATGGAGATTCTTATTTAGATATCATTGCATCGGATGGTGCCACTTTTGGTGGTGACACATCCAATCCTGCTCCAATTTCAGAATATGAATTAGCGCAACGTGGTTTATCTCGTGATGATTTTAGAATGAAAGTTGGACAGTCTAAACTTCGTGGAGGAAAATTCATGATGAATATGGAGTTACCATTAGACGATAATGGTTCTTCCTTTTATTCTTTTGGAGGTATTAGTTTTAGAGATGGTTTAGGGGCTGGGTTCTATAGAAGACCTGCGTATACAGATGGAAGAGGTAATCAAGAAGCATTGCCAAATGGTTTTTTACCACATATAGCATCTAAAATTATAGATAAGTCTTTTGCAGCAGGAATAAAAGGTAAGATTGGCGATTGGGATGTAGACTTTTCTAATACCTATGGTACCAATAGTTTCGATTTTACTATCGAAAATACCGTTAATGCAACTTTAGGGACGTCTTCTCCTAGAGAATTTGAAGCAGGAGGTTTTTCTTTTGCACAAAACACTACTAACTTGGATATTTCTAAATTTTATGAAGATACTTTTGCAGGATTTAACGTTGCTTTTGGAGCAGAGTATAGAGTAGAAAATTATCAAGAAATAGCAGGTGAAGAGGCTTCTTGGGCTAGCTACGATGTTAATGGTCAAATAGTAACAGGAGCTACACCAAATGGGGATTTAGTAACTAGTTATTTTGGAAGTGTTGTTCCGGGTGGAGCACAAGTTTTTCCAGGATATAGACCAGAAAATGAGGTAAATCAAAACAGAAATAGTTATGCTGGTTATTTGGATTTAGAAGCAGATATTACGGAAGCATTTTTAGTAAGTACCGCTTTTAGATATGAAAATTATAATGATTTTGGGGATACCTTTAACTGGAAGTTAGCTTCTAAATATAAGTTTTCTGATAATTTAGCTTTAAGAGCTGCAGTAAGTACAGGGTTTAGAGCGCCAGATTTACACCAAATTTATTTTAATGCAACTGCAACACAATTTGTTGGAGGTATACCAATAGAACAAGGAACTTTCGCAAATAATAGTAGGTTAGCACAGATTTTAGGTATAGAGCAATTAAAAGAAGAAACTTCTAGAAACTTTAGTTTAGGTTTTACCGCTAAATTACCAGATTTGGGTTTAAAATTCACCGTGGATGGTTATATAGTAAACGTAGAAGATAGAGTAGGTTTAACTAAAAGTTTTGGACCAATTGATGCAGAATCTCAAGAGATATTTGATGCTGCAGCTGCAACAGCAGCTAAGTTTTTCACTAATGGATTTGATGTAGATACCTATGGTGTTGATGTAGTAGTTGCACATAGTATGTCTTTAGGTGAAGCAAAATTAACCAATAACCTTTCTGCTACTTTTAGAAAAGTGGAAGTAAAGAATGTAAAAGAAATTCTTGGTGAAGAGATTTTGGACGAAACCTTAAAAGGGTATATTGAAGATGCTATGCCAAGAGCAAAAATAAATTTAACAAATACCTATAAACGTGAAAAATGGAGTGCTATGCTTCGTAATGTATACTTTGGTGCTGTAAATGATCCAGATTTTAGAGGTACAGCAACACCAGTAGAATATGGTGCCAAAATTGTAACCGACTTAACGGCTTCTTATGACTTATTCGATAATTTAAGAATTACCGCTGGTGCTAACAATCTATTTGATATATATCCAGACGAAGTACCTTTTGAAGGATCTCAATATGGAGATCAATTTATCTTCTCTCGTAGAACTTCTCAATTCGGATTTAATGGTCGTTATGTATTTGGTAGATTAACCTTCACTTTAAAATAA